One Lytechinus pictus isolate F3 Inbred chromosome 12, Lp3.0, whole genome shotgun sequence genomic region harbors:
- the LOC129273576 gene encoding homeobox protein Hmx has product MDSSREFSGEDPGTPSPRHETRKMRQSPDRPSHHTARPAASLASQPLRPAHYPDDDDHYRTHSPPPSQPRAKGFSIESILSPTDKHQKSPRSPPMSPPSPSKSTNGCNDGLLYSSSRHPLSPTGPGLGRAALDELAAHRAAALHIPTAALPFSHLAHNPAFYAWMHGASFLHYHGMPGFSSHPPIAQPLTNSSRLAMAKDISPRPTQSHSSFGEESGEKDSRDRESPDPELRRNDGHEEDDDDDDDPSPQKKKKKTRTVFSRSQVFQLESTFEVKRYLSSSERAGLAANLHLTETQVKIWFQNRRNKWKRQMAAELEAANLAHAAQIRAQANLAQASAAHAHAHAQRMVRVPILYHENHSNTGSSMHSPNVLPFPMPYHGSYHQINSSSTSTSSARSPPSTSIVT; this is encoded by the exons ATGGACAGTAGTCGTGAATTTTCAGGAGAGGATCCAGGAACTCCGTCTCCACGCCACGAAACACGCAAGATGCGTCAATCACCAGATCGTCCGAGTCATCACACAGCTCGCCCCGCCGCATCTCTGGCGTCGCAACCACTCCGCCCTGCTCACTATCCTGATGACGACGACCACTACAGAACGCACAGCCCTCCTCCGAGCCAGCCTAGAGCGAAGGGATTCAGTATCGAGAGCATTCTATCTCCGACGGACAAGCACCAGAAATCACCGAGGTCGCCACCGATGTCGCCCCCGAGTCCGTCGAAGTCGACCAACGGGTGCAATGATGGACTTCTGTACAGCAGCTCTCGACATCCTCTCTCGCCGACAGGTCCCGGGCTTGGACGGGCGGCGTTAGATGAGCTCGCCGCACACAGAGCAGCGGCTCTCCATATCCCGACTGCTGCACTCCCCTTTTCTCATCTAGCACACAATCCTGCATTTTATGCCTGGATGCATGGGGCGTCCTTCTTACATTATCATG GTATGCCGGGATTCAGCTCTCACCCACCAATAGCCCAGCCGTTGACCAACAGTAGCCGCCTTGCTATGGCAAAGGACATCTCGCCTAGACCAACTCAATCTCATAGCAGCTTCGGAGAGGAAAGCGGCGAAAAAGATAGCCGTGATCGAGAATCACCAGATCCTGAGCTCCGTCGAAATGACGGACATGAAGAggacgatgacgacgacgatgatccGTCTccacaaaagaagaagaaaaagacgaGAACTGTATTTTCGCGAAGTCAAGTGTTCCAGCTTGAATCGACGTTTGAAGTTAAGCGTTATCTGTCGAGTTCTGAGCGGGCTGGACTGGCAGCAAATCTTCATCTGACGGAGACCCAAGTAAAGATATGGTTCCAGAACCGTCGTAACAAGTGGAAGCGACAGATGGCCGCCGAGCTGGAGGCAGCAAATCTGGCTCACGCAGCTCAGATACGCGCTCAAGCAAACCTCGCGCAGGCCAGCGCTGCACACGCCCATGCGCATGCGCAACGCATGGTCCGCGTACCAATTCTTTACCATGAGAATCATTCTAACACTGGTTCGAGTATGCACTCGCCTAATGTCTTGCCTTTCCCTATGCCCTACCATGGATCGTACCATCAAATTAACTCCTCATCAACATCTACATCATCGGCAAGATCACCGCCGTCAACGAGTATCGTCACATGA